The nucleotide window TCCCGCGCGTCTGTCGCCGCCCCGTCCGCCCGCTCGGACGTCCCCTCGTCGAAGGAATGTGACATCTGATCCCCAGGCGGGCGTTGGTCACGGGATCGCTGCCAGATGACTCCCGTGGTGCGCAGATGCCGTGATTGAGGATCGATCCGGAGTCCGGGCCACGCTCAATGGGGATCGCGTCGTCCTCGCCATCCTCCCGGACCACCGACGAGTGCCCTCTTGAAGACCAAATGACGGTTTCTCGCGGCCCGAACCACCCGAGCCCCACCCGAGCCCCAGCCGAACCACCCGAGCCCCACCCGAGCCCCAGCCGAGCCGCCGAGCCACGCCCGAGCCCGCCGAGCCGCCCCCCCGAGCCACCCGAGCCCGCCGAGCCGCCCCTCCGAGCCACCCGAGCACGCCGGGATGCCACCCGAGACTCGCCGCGATGCCACCCGCGTTCCGCCTCCCGTAGACTCTCCGGGCCATGGTGACCGAGCGCGACTACTACGACGTCCTGGGCGTCGCCCGCGGAGCGAGCGACGCGGACATCAAGCGCGCGTTCCGCAAGCTCGCCCAGCAGTGGCACCCGGACGTGAGCAAGGAACCTGCCGCGGACGAGCGTTTCAAGGAGATCAACGAGGCGTACCAGATCCTCTCCGACCCGCAGCGCCGGCAGGCCTACGACACGTTCGGCCGGGCGGGCGTCAGCGGCGCGGCCGGTGACGCGGGCTTCGGGGCCGGGTTCGGGAACTTCGGCGACATCTTCGATGCGTTCTTCGGTGGCGGCACAGCCGCGAACGCGCGTCACGGGCGACCGCCGACCGGGAGCGACCTGCGGTACGACCTTCGGATCTCGTTCGCCGAGGCGGTGGCGGGAACCGAGAAGGAGATCGAGTTCGCGGTCCTCGTTCGGTGCGAGACGTGCCGCGGGAGCGGAGCGAAGTCGGGCACGGACGCGACCACGTGTCCGCAGTGCAACGGGCGCGGCGAGGTGCGAAGCGTCCGTCAGACGATGCTCGGCCAGATGGTGAATGTCACCACCTGCCCGCGCTGCCGGGGCGAGGGCCGGGTGGTCGAAGCGCCGTGCGAAACGTGCCACGGCGATGGACGGGTCGAGCGGAAGCGGAAGGTCCGGGTCTCGATCCCCGCCGGCATCGACGAGGGTCATCAGATGCGGCTCTCCGGCGAGGGTGAGGCGGGTCCGCGCGGGGGTCCGCCCGGCAGCCTGTACGTGGCGATCCATGTCGCCCCGCACGCGGACCTCAAGCGGGATGGGACGGAGCTCTACTACGAACTCGACATCTCGATCGCCCAGGCAGCCCTCGGCACCCGCCGCCGCGTACCGACGGTCGAAGGAGACGAGGAGATCGAGATCAAGCCCGGCACCCAACCCGGGACCGAACTTCGCCTCCGCGGCAGGGGCGTGCCACATCTCCGTCGGACGGGCTCGCGCGGCGACCTCCACGTGCTCGTCCGGGTGACGGTTCCGACGAAGCTCACGAAGGAGGCACGCGCCGCGCTCGAGACCTATGCGACGGCGACCGGCGAGCAGG belongs to Chloroflexota bacterium and includes:
- the dnaJ gene encoding molecular chaperone DnaJ; the protein is MTERDYYDVLGVARGASDADIKRAFRKLAQQWHPDVSKEPAADERFKEINEAYQILSDPQRRQAYDTFGRAGVSGAAGDAGFGAGFGNFGDIFDAFFGGGTAANARHGRPPTGSDLRYDLRISFAEAVAGTEKEIEFAVLVRCETCRGSGAKSGTDATTCPQCNGRGEVRSVRQTMLGQMVNVTTCPRCRGEGRVVEAPCETCHGDGRVERKRKVRVSIPAGIDEGHQMRLSGEGEAGPRGGPPGSLYVAIHVAPHADLKRDGTELYYELDISIAQAALGTRRRVPTVEGDEEIEIKPGTQPGTELRLRGRGVPHLRRTGSRGDLHVLVRVTVPTKLTKEARAALETYATATGEQVGPHGHGGIIDRVRDVLG